From Vanrija pseudolonga chromosome 1, complete sequence, a single genomic window includes:
- the priB_17 gene encoding Protein priB yields MAITACVACRELKAKCVRTNEDDKSCTRCTKLGTECQVIPRKLGRKLGSKNRPKNAADDTPGPSKSTHSSHASPSGSPEHKRRRTGSTPPLTPPPGEQVHPPADPAASSFGGMLNVLACVANQEPGSVQVCCGTGLVMLAPAVPTPTPKCLDRAAFLAQFSGPAASLDDSHPYAGLAVLEEGLTEICRPGSPVHEVPGEDVVHQPIDQPRLDNWPEFDVITCGFVTLEQAEDLYEVYWAKCNPVIRVLDPEIHTLAYMREKSALLTTSVLAVAAQTLPVNDVTLNLVQKLDRHAHQLISHVSRHGFQSMEIVQAILIIITYLCGLKQHLTWALLSKAIGIAVELRLDVTPTPQWQVEEFVSKYHNASAERMKRNLQRTWMSLIDWDRATAFIRGRRPILHDHVCGSMKWLTEWCSQPDALVFDTMSCATMGLRAVAVQLQRRILYKLASKETFDFEDHVHLVDHELSSWRSTWFSRLMPEEQVRIVHDMRCLRFVLLMTPYEHSLYTKGIAGKVREQVLAAAIEVCKGAIPLLAGNGPTSGVNSVTCYRLYLISYTAFCTLRIIDASPLWGAIENLSSDMDLFHLSILGVLAKRLLNLRAHMNVGSLSVALGRRLMNATRKLATTRFFGEGGAGAPGVNTAAQVDEKPYAAKGGPQAHHAPHPPPPAEAPPGYVGPIFGDNGIMAMMDPQEVAFNFDFTHIGDLFPFNEETFANYM; encoded by the exons ATGGCTATCACTGCGTGTGTCGCGTGCCGCGAGCTCAAG GCAAAGTGCGTGCGCACCAACGAGGACGATAAGAGCTGTACCCGCTGCACAAAGCTTGGCACCGAGTGCCAAGTCATCCCGCGCAAG CTGGGCCGCAAGCTCGGCTCCAAGAA ccGCCCAAAGAATGCAGCAGACGATACGCCCGGCCCGAGCAAGTCGACGCACTCGTCGCATGCCTCACCGTCCGGCTCGCCAGAGCACAAGCGCAGACggacgggctcgacgcccccgctcaccccgcccccggGGGAACAGgtccacccgcccgccgaccccgcggcgtcgtccttCGGCGGCATGCTCAACGTGCTCGCGTGCGTCGCGAACCAGGAGCCCGGGTCGGTGCAGGTGTGCTGCGGCACCGGGCTCGTGATGCTCGCGCCTGCCgtgcccacgcccacgcccaaATGCCTCGACCGCGCGGCCTTCCTCGCGCAGTTTAGCggcccggcggcgtcgctcgacgactcgCACCCCTATGCCGGGCTTGCagtgctcgaggagggcctgACGGAGATCTGCCGCCCCGGGTCGCCGGTGCACGAGGTGCCCGGCGAAGACGTCGTCCACCAGCCTATCGACCAGCCGAGGCTGGATAACTGGCCCGAGTTTGATGTCATCACCTGCGGCTTTGTGacgctcgagcaggccgaggacctcTATGAGGT GTACTGGGCCAAGTGCAACCCCGTCATCCGCGTTCTCGACCCCGAGATCCACACACTCGCCTACATGCGTGAGAAGAGCGCCCTCCTCACCACATCAGTTCTGGCCGTCGCGGCTCAGACGCTACCGGTGAACGACGTGACGCTCAACCTCGTGCAGAAGCTTGACAGGCACGCGCACCAGCTCATCTCCCATGTGTCAAGGCATGGTTTCCAG TCGATGGAGATTGTCCAAGCCATCTTGATCATCATCACATACCTCTGTGGCCTCAAGCAACACTT GACTTGGGCCCTCCTCTCCAAAGCCATCGgcatcgccgtcgagctccgcctcgacgtcacCCCAACCCCTCAATGGCAGGTGGAGGAGTTTGTGTCCAAGTATCACAACGCATCGGCAGAGCGCATGAAGCGGAACTTGCAGCGCACGTGGATGAGCCTCATCGACTGGGATAGGGC AACCGCTTTCAtccgtggccgccgccccatCCTGCACGACCACGTCTGCGGCTCCATGAAGTGGCTGACAGAGTGGTGCAGCCAGCCT GACGCGCTCGTGTTTGATACCATGTCGTGTGCGACTATGGGACTCCGTGCCGTGGCTGTGCAACTCCAACGGCGTATCCTGTACAAGCTGGCCTCGAAGGAGACCTTTGACTTTGAAGATC ACGTGCATTTGGTCGACCACGagttgtcgtcgtggcgcTCAACATGGTTCTCCCGCTTGATGCCAG AGGAACAAGTGCGCATTGTCCACGATATGCGCTGCCTCCGGTTCGTCCTCCTCATGACGCCTTACGAGCATAGCCTGTACACCAAGGGAATCGCCGGTAaggtgcgcgagcaggtGCTCGCAGCTGCCATCGAGGTGTGCAAGGGTGCGATTCCTCTGTTGGCGGGTAACGGGCCGACCAGCGGGGTCAACAGTGTGACGTGCTACCG GCTCTATCTCATCTCGTACACGGCCTTCTGTACCCTGCGCATCATCGACGCCTCGCCACTTTGGGGCGCGATCGAGAACCTCAGCTCCGACATGGACTTGTTCCACCTCTCGatcctcggcgtgctcgccaagcGGCTGCTCAACCTCCGCGCACACATGAACGTCGGCTCGCTGTCCGTCGCGCTTGGCCGGCGGCTCATGAACGCGACGCGCAAGCTGGCCACGACGCGCTTCTTCGGCGAGGGGggagccggcgcgccgggggTCAACACGGCCGCACAGGTGGACGAGAAGCCGTacgccgccaagggcggACCACAAGCCCACCAcgcgccacacccaccccctccgGCAGAGGCGCCACCCGGCTACGTCGGCCCAATCTTTGGTGATAATGGCATCATGGCCATGATGGACCCGCAGGAGGTCGCGTTCAACTTTGACTTCACGCACATTGGCGACTTGTTCCCGTTCAACGAGGAGACGTTTGCGAATTACATGTAG